The following proteins are encoded in a genomic region of Bubalus kerabau isolate K-KA32 ecotype Philippines breed swamp buffalo chromosome 15, PCC_UOA_SB_1v2, whole genome shotgun sequence:
- the PGM2L1 gene encoding glucose 1,6-bisphosphate synthase produces the protein MTENAEGDLNSNLLHAPYHTGDPQLDTAIGQWLRWDKNPKTKEQIENLLRNGMNKELRDRLCCRMTFGTAGLRSAMGAGFCYINDLTVIQSTQGMYKYLERCFSDFKQRGFVVGYDTRGQVTSSCSSQRLAKLTAAVLLAKDVPVYLFSRYVPTPFVPYAVQELKAVAGVMITASHNRKEDNGYKVYWENGAQITSPHDKEILKCIEECVEPWNGSWNDNLVDTSPLKRDPLQDICRRYMDDLKKICFYRELNSKTTLKFVHTSFHGVGHDYVQLAFQVFGFKPPIPVPEQKDPDPDFSTVKCPNPEEGESVLELSLRLAEKENARIVLATDPDADRLAVAELQENGVWKVFTGNELAALFGWWMFDCWKKSKPRNADVNNIYMLATTVSSKILKAIALKEGFHFEETLPGFKWIGSRIKDLLENGKEVLFSFEESIGFLCGTSVLDKDGVSAAVVVAEMASYLETMNVTLKQQLINVYEKYGYHISKTSYFLCYDPTTIKSIFERLRNFDSPKEYPKFCGTFAILHVRDITTGYDSSQPNKKSVLPVSKSSQMITFTFQNGCVATLRTSGTEPKIKYYAEMCASPDQSDTALLEEELKKLIDALIENFLEPSKNGLTWRSV, from the exons aacccGAAAACAAAAGAGCAAATTGAAAATCTGTTAAGGAATGGGATGAACAAGGAGCTGCGAGATAGGCTTTGTTGCCGAATGACTTTTGGAACTGCAGGACTTCGTTCTGCTATGGGGGCAGGATTTTGCTATATTAATGATCTTACAGTAATACAGTCAACACag GGGATGTACAAATACCTTGAGAGATGTTTCTCAGACTTCAAGCAAAGAGGCTTTGTAGTTGGGTATGACACGCGGGGTCAAGTAactagcagctgcagcagccagAG GCTTGCTAAGCTAACTGCTGCTGTCTTACTGGCCAAAGATGTTCCTGTGTATCTTTTCTCAAGATATGTTCCTACACCTTTTGTA CCATATGCAGTCCAGGAACTCAAAGCAGTTGCAGGTGTGATGATTACGGCATCTCACAACCGCAAAGAAGACAATGGATACAAG GTTTATTGGGAAAATGGTGCTCAGATCACATCTCCTCATGATAAAGAAATTCTTAAATGCATAGAAGAATGTGTGGAACCCTGGAATGGTTCTTGGAATGATAATTTAGTGGATACCAGCCCACTAAAGAGAGATCCTTTGCAGGACATTTGTAGGAGATACATGGATGATCTGAAAAAGATTTGTTTTTACAG GGAATTAAACTCAAAGACCACCTTGAAATTTGTACATACATCTTTtcatggagtcggacatgactatgtACAATTGGCTTTTCAAGTATTTGGTTTTAAGCCTCCAATTCCAGTACCAGAACAAAAAGATCCTGATCCAGATTTTTCTACTGTTAAATGCCCAAATCCTGAAGAAGGAGAATCTGTGCTG GAACTTTCTTTGAGActggcagagaaagaaaatgccCGGATAGTGCTGGCTACAGATCCTGATGCAGACCGACTGGCAGTGGCAGAACTTCAGGAGAA TGGTGTTTGGAAAGTTTTCACAGGGAATGAGTTGGCCGCCTTGTTTGGGTGGTGGATGTTTGATTGCTGGAAGAAAAGTAAACCAAGAAATGCTGATGTGAACAACATTTATATGTTAGCCACCACAGTCTCTTCCAAAATTTTGAAGGCAATTGCACTAAAAGAAGGATTTCACTTTGAG gaaaCACTACCAGGTTTTAAATGGATTGGAAGTAGGATAAAAGACCTCCTGGAAAATGGGAAAGAAGTCCTTTTTTCATTTGAAGAGTCTATAG GTTTTCTGTGTGGAACTTCAGTTTTGGATAAAGACGGTGTGAGTgcagctgttgttgttgctgagaTGGCATCTTACCTGGAAACCATGAACGTAACATTGAAACAGCAACTGATTAACGTTTATGAAAA ATATGGTTATCATATTTCAAAAACTTCATATTTCTTATGTTATGATCCAACGACCATCAAAAGTATATTTGAAAGGCTTCGCAATTTTGATTCTCCAAAAGAATACCCAAAGTTTTGTGGGACATTTGCTATACTGCACGTACGAGATATTACCACTGGATATGACAGCAGCCAGCCTAATAAGAAATCA GTGCTGCCTGTAAGCAAAAGCAGCCAAATGATtacatttacttttcaaaatggCTGTGTTGCTACTCTTCGGACTAGTGGAACAGAACCGAAGATAAAGTATTATGCAGAGATGTGCGCATCACCTGACCAGAG TGACACTGCCTTACTAGAAGAGGAATTGAAGAAACTGATTGACGCTTTGATTGAGAATTTTCTTGAGCCCAGTAAAAATGGACTGACCTGGCGTTCTGTTTAG